One Peribacillus simplex NBRC 15720 = DSM 1321 genomic region harbors:
- a CDS encoding DMT family transporter encodes MLRLYGALIGLSLIWGLSFVFMKWMLPPAGIWGIVFLRCFAGAVVLLPILWWKRREINWKLPWKALVVVGIFNCGLAWGLIPLSETEINSSTASILNATTPIWTGIIGFIIFSYVLTARQWMGILIGFFGILVLMDFQIGQLFGKEFIGIGTMLLASICYGFAGHFTKRFLSSTSILVITTFTLLTGAVIGLIGMLITEPIKPEMLMEPLTIFAIVGLGCFGSGVGQLIYFYINKNGSPELAASVTYLIPATAMVWGYVLLGEAINPNVIIGLLIIFAGVYLSSKKSKENDGTNSSSGKQAELHHVK; translated from the coding sequence ATGCTTCGATTATACGGGGCTTTAATCGGCCTTAGTTTGATATGGGGTTTATCATTTGTTTTTATGAAGTGGATGCTCCCGCCAGCGGGAATTTGGGGCATTGTGTTTCTCCGCTGTTTTGCGGGTGCTGTTGTTCTGCTTCCCATTTTATGGTGGAAGCGCAGGGAAATCAACTGGAAATTACCGTGGAAAGCACTGGTCGTCGTCGGAATCTTCAATTGCGGATTAGCATGGGGATTAATACCTTTAAGTGAAACAGAGATTAACAGCAGCACGGCATCGATTCTAAATGCAACCACTCCCATCTGGACGGGGATCATCGGATTTATCATTTTTTCATATGTTCTAACCGCCCGACAATGGATGGGCATTCTAATTGGTTTTTTCGGAATTCTAGTATTGATGGATTTTCAAATCGGTCAGCTTTTCGGAAAGGAATTCATCGGGATTGGGACAATGCTGCTAGCGTCCATCTGTTATGGTTTTGCAGGTCATTTTACGAAAAGATTTCTTTCCAGTACCAGCATATTGGTCATTACGACGTTTACGCTGCTCACGGGTGCCGTTATCGGTTTGATCGGGATGCTAATAACAGAGCCGATTAAGCCAGAGATGTTGATGGAACCGCTGACGATTTTCGCCATAGTCGGTCTTGGGTGCTTTGGCTCTGGGGTCGGCCAGCTGATCTATTTCTACATCAATAAAAATGGCAGCCCTGAGTTAGCCGCATCGGTTACATACCTTATTCCTGCAACCGCTATGGTTTGGGGCTATGTCCTGCTTGGAGAAGCGATTAATCCTAATGTAATTATTGGCCTGCTGATTATTTTCGCAGGAGTTTATCTTTCTTCTAAGAAGTCAAAAGAAAATGATGGCACAAACTCTTCATCCGGAAAACAAGCGGAATTGCATCACGTAAAATAA
- a CDS encoding MaoC/PaaZ C-terminal domain-containing protein, whose product MFNKYFHQYEIGETWVSKGRTITEADLVMFSAFSGDWFPLHTDKEYAENTQFKQRIAHGMLILSAATGLFQFEPGIVVAFYGLEKVRFTNPTFIGDTIHVELKVIDFFEKGYQGVVTVIQEIKKQNGETVAIANMKIMVNSDADVKNKVIT is encoded by the coding sequence ATGTTTAATAAATATTTCCATCAATATGAAATCGGAGAAACATGGGTGTCTAAAGGACGTACTATAACCGAAGCAGATCTAGTAATGTTTTCTGCATTTAGCGGTGACTGGTTTCCCCTCCATACTGATAAGGAGTATGCAGAAAATACACAATTTAAGCAAAGGATAGCCCACGGAATGCTTATACTTTCGGCTGCAACTGGCTTATTTCAATTTGAACCAGGAATCGTCGTTGCATTTTATGGTTTGGAGAAAGTTCGATTTACAAACCCTACCTTTATTGGGGACACGATACATGTAGAATTAAAGGTGATTGACTTTTTTGAAAAGGGCTATCAAGGTGTTGTAACGGTCATCCAAGAAATAAAAAAACAAAACGGAGAAACTGTAGCCATCGCCAATATGAAAATAATGGTCAATTCTGATGCCGATGTAAAAAATAAAGTAATAACCTGA
- a CDS encoding GntP family permease, with the protein MDVMIIIISLGLLMFLAYRGFSVILFAPLCALFAVFLTDPGHVLPFFSNIFMVKLVEFVKLYFPVFLLGAIFGKLVEISGVAKSIAKIIVRFIGAKQAILAIVIMGAILTYSGVSLFVAVFAIYPFAAQLFREANIPKRLIPATIAVSAFTFSMDSLPGSPQIQNVIPTGFFKTDIYAAPTLGIIGAIFIITLSLLYLNHCRHKAARKGEGYFGIGDKAIDKEAAEAEMAASSAISVETTNKLGMDSEKAISRKDWLAFIPLVLVGVMNKFFTESFPLWYSKGFDFATIGLKDYGNVDMSKVIGVWSVEMALILGIIATVLLNLKAIKLNFNSSINIGISGALLATMNTATEYGFGGVIAALPGFTVIQDYLTGMFSNPLINGAIMTNVLCGITGSGSGGMSITLSLLADTYIQTAAHFDIPLEVLHRVIAMSAGGFDTLPHNGAIITLLAVTGLTHRQAYKDIFVITIIKTLAVFFVIGIFSLFAIV; encoded by the coding sequence ATGGATGTAATGATTATTATTATTTCACTAGGATTACTTATGTTTCTAGCATATCGAGGATTTTCTGTTATACTTTTTGCACCATTGTGCGCTTTGTTTGCTGTATTTTTAACGGATCCTGGACATGTTTTACCTTTCTTCTCTAATATATTTATGGTTAAGTTGGTTGAATTTGTTAAATTATATTTCCCGGTTTTTCTACTAGGTGCTATTTTTGGGAAATTGGTTGAAATAAGCGGTGTTGCAAAGAGCATAGCTAAAATTATTGTCCGTTTTATCGGGGCTAAACAAGCCATTCTAGCCATTGTGATAATGGGCGCAATCCTGACTTATAGTGGAGTTAGTTTGTTTGTTGCAGTATTTGCTATCTATCCATTTGCTGCTCAGCTGTTTCGCGAAGCTAATATTCCTAAGCGTTTAATTCCTGCGACAATTGCAGTTAGTGCTTTTACCTTTTCCATGGATTCACTACCAGGGTCTCCGCAAATTCAGAATGTCATTCCAACGGGATTCTTTAAAACTGACATCTATGCTGCACCGACATTAGGAATTATTGGGGCAATATTTATCATTACCTTGAGCCTTTTATACTTAAATCATTGTCGACATAAGGCAGCTAGAAAAGGTGAAGGGTATTTTGGAATTGGGGATAAAGCTATTGATAAGGAAGCTGCTGAAGCAGAAATGGCAGCTAGTTCTGCAATATCGGTGGAAACGACTAATAAGTTGGGAATGGATTCTGAAAAAGCTATAAGTAGAAAAGACTGGCTTGCTTTTATTCCGTTGGTGTTAGTTGGAGTGATGAATAAGTTTTTTACTGAGTCTTTTCCTCTTTGGTATTCCAAAGGATTTGATTTTGCTACAATTGGGTTAAAAGATTATGGAAATGTTGATATGTCTAAAGTTATTGGTGTTTGGTCTGTAGAGATGGCTCTTATTCTCGGAATAATAGCAACCGTCTTATTAAACTTAAAAGCTATCAAATTAAATTTCAATTCGAGTATTAATATAGGGATTAGTGGGGCATTGCTTGCAACCATGAATACGGCAACCGAATATGGTTTTGGGGGTGTGATAGCTGCTTTACCAGGCTTTACTGTGATACAAGATTATCTTACTGGAATGTTTTCGAATCCTTTAATTAATGGGGCGATCATGACAAATGTTTTGTGCGGCATTACTGGTTCAGGATCTGGTGGGATGAGCATTACGTTGAGCCTATTGGCGGATACGTATATACAAACAGCTGCTCATTTTGACATTCCGTTGGAAGTTTTACATCGTGTCATTGCTATGTCAGCAGGTGGATTTGATACTTTGCCACATAACGGAGCAATAATTACTCTTCTAGCTGTTACTGGACTCACACATCGCCAGGCATATAAAGACATTTTTGTTATTACCATTATAAAGACACTTGCTGTATTCTTTGTAATTGGTATATTCAGCTTGTTTGCCATCGTTTAA
- a CDS encoding enoyl-CoA hydratase/isomerase family protein codes for MKNKNQVVSWSKQGNIATIIIDNPPVNVLSADVIEQLNLVVDEIESDYNVKVIILTGEGERAFVAGGDIKEFPGWVGKGVEEGKGKSLWLQEPLNKIERLSRPTIAAINGLALGGGCELALSCDIRIAEEQIRIGLPEIKLGLFPGAGGTQRLPRLIGKAKAKEMIFTGEPLNAEEAKQIGLVNHVVPKGGSLEKAMEIAKCICNYSLQSLTFAKHSIDYGYEQALEDGLVIEAENFGHVFQTKDVKEGVEAFINKRAPNFVDQ; via the coding sequence ATGAAGAATAAAAATCAAGTTGTTTCATGGTCAAAACAGGGTAATATTGCAACGATTATTATTGATAATCCACCTGTTAATGTATTAAGCGCAGATGTTATAGAACAATTGAATCTTGTAGTGGATGAAATTGAAAGCGATTACAATGTTAAGGTCATTATCCTTACAGGTGAAGGCGAAAGAGCTTTTGTTGCTGGTGGAGATATTAAAGAATTTCCAGGATGGGTAGGAAAAGGAGTCGAAGAAGGAAAGGGGAAATCACTTTGGCTTCAGGAACCACTTAATAAAATTGAACGTCTATCTCGACCAACCATTGCTGCAATCAACGGATTAGCATTAGGTGGAGGATGTGAACTTGCCTTAAGTTGTGATATTCGAATTGCAGAGGAACAAATTAGGATTGGGCTTCCTGAAATTAAATTGGGGTTGTTTCCAGGTGCAGGGGGAACTCAAAGACTTCCTAGACTGATAGGTAAAGCAAAAGCAAAAGAAATGATCTTTACTGGTGAGCCACTGAATGCAGAAGAGGCCAAACAAATAGGGCTTGTTAATCATGTTGTCCCAAAGGGGGGATCTTTAGAAAAAGCAATGGAAATTGCAAAATGTATTTGCAATTATTCTTTACAATCTTTAACTTTTGCAAAGCATTCTATTGATTATGGTTATGAACAAGCACTTGAAGATGGACTCGTGATTGAAGCTGAAAATTTTGGTCATGTTTTTCAGACTAAGGACGTTAAGGAAGGCGTTGAAGCATTTATTAATAAAAGAGCTCCGAACTTCGTTGATCAGTAA
- a CDS encoding acyl-CoA synthetase — MDVGFITRKMANDLNNINPRKIAIKEEVGKSMTYMDLHHISNAYANKLYELGVRKGDRVGILLYNCLEYFSLYFAIAKIGAIAVRLNFRLSSAELEYALNDSQTKILCFHSNLASQLESVCNHVSVERYFCLPHRNGSIPGWSESWSVLESGSVDEVKVDNIKLNDPVMLMYTSGTTGRPKGAIWTHDTTFWFSTIQALKWKFTGGEVAMTTGPLYHVGAMEDIALPILMMGGSVIITKSQEFGIGRILSVIEQENVTDAFLFPFMIYEMLNLPEIEEYQLKSLKTIYTGGDPLMPWALEQLKKRFPQIGVVQVYGLTEGQPIAASLEPQDAFTKGHTVGKPMPLTEINIIDEDGTPLPVGEIGEIAIKSPAVSEGYWRKPDATMETFVNGWCKTGDMGKFDHDGYLSIAGRKKDMIRSGGENIYSAEIEDVLYRHEEVKEVSIIGIPDPKYIEAVCAVIVKKEGAKLTEEDVVNYCKEHLASYKKPRKVTFVDEIPRTPSGKVQKFILRKQFSGME; from the coding sequence TTGGATGTCGGTTTTATAACAAGAAAAATGGCAAATGATTTAAATAATATAAATCCAAGAAAAATTGCAATAAAAGAAGAAGTAGGAAAGTCAATGACGTACATGGATCTCCACCATATATCAAATGCGTATGCAAACAAGCTTTACGAATTAGGAGTTCGAAAAGGGGATCGTGTCGGTATTTTACTTTACAACTGTCTCGAATATTTTAGTCTATATTTTGCCATTGCGAAAATCGGCGCAATTGCCGTTCGACTTAATTTTAGGCTATCAAGTGCCGAACTTGAGTATGCATTAAATGATTCACAGACAAAAATATTGTGCTTCCATTCGAACTTAGCCAGTCAGCTGGAATCAGTTTGTAATCATGTTTCTGTTGAGCGTTATTTTTGTCTTCCTCATAGAAATGGCTCAATCCCAGGTTGGTCTGAGTCTTGGAGTGTTTTAGAAAGTGGTTCGGTAGATGAGGTCAAAGTCGATAACATTAAATTAAACGATCCGGTCATGCTGATGTACACATCAGGCACAACGGGAAGACCTAAAGGTGCGATTTGGACTCATGATACAACTTTCTGGTTTTCTACGATACAAGCGCTGAAATGGAAATTTACAGGGGGAGAAGTTGCGATGACGACAGGACCACTATACCATGTTGGAGCGATGGAAGATATCGCACTTCCTATTCTTATGATGGGTGGAAGCGTAATAATTACAAAAAGCCAAGAATTCGGGATTGGAAGAATTCTTTCCGTTATTGAACAGGAAAATGTGACCGATGCTTTTTTATTCCCTTTTATGATTTATGAAATGCTAAATTTGCCTGAAATTGAAGAGTATCAGCTAAAATCTTTAAAAACTATTTATACAGGTGGTGACCCGCTAATGCCATGGGCATTAGAACAATTAAAAAAGAGGTTTCCTCAAATTGGAGTTGTTCAAGTTTACGGGTTAACTGAAGGACAACCAATTGCGGCTTCGCTTGAACCACAGGATGCTTTTACAAAAGGCCATACCGTTGGAAAGCCGATGCCACTTACAGAAATTAATATTATCGATGAGGATGGAACGCCCTTGCCTGTTGGTGAAATTGGTGAAATCGCTATTAAAAGTCCCGCGGTTTCTGAGGGTTATTGGAGGAAACCTGATGCCACAATGGAAACATTTGTGAATGGGTGGTGTAAAACAGGAGACATGGGAAAATTCGATCATGATGGGTATCTATCAATTGCAGGCAGAAAAAAGGATATGATTCGAAGTGGTGGTGAAAACATTTACTCAGCGGAAATTGAAGATGTCTTATACCGCCATGAGGAAGTGAAGGAAGTTTCTATAATTGGTATTCCTGATCCGAAATACATTGAGGCTGTATGTGCTGTTATTGTTAAAAAAGAAGGAGCCAAACTTACGGAAGAAGATGTTGTTAATTACTGTAAGGAACATCTTGCTAGCTACAAAAAACCTAGAAAGGTCACATTTGTTGATGAAATTCCACGTACCCCATCCGGTAAGGTTCAAAAGTTTATTCTTCGAAAACAGTTTAGTGGTATGGAATAA
- a CDS encoding sigma-54 interaction domain-containing protein: MMNTGQLSNNKLLDMVFESTYYGIVIVDSHAKIQYISNKYCEFLNVERSTVIGEHVTNIIENTRLHLVVQIGKSEIADIHFLRGDFVIANRIPIIENKEIIGAIGTIMFRDLDDWNKMNSHIKEILTKHNFHKNERDVTNGVKYSLHNLIGNSQEIQQLKERVKRVARGDISVLIRGESGTGKEIIAHSIHQLSGRSDKPLVKINCTSIPEHLLESELFGYEEGAFTGANKGGKIGKFQFADGGTVFLDEIGDMPQQMQVKLLRVLQEKEFEPVGSLYPKKLNVRVIAATNRPLEKLVEEKLFREDLFYRINAVQLFVPPLRDRIEDIPLLVDYFLNKVTSRIGKRVTSVHPEVLSLIEQYNWPGNIRELENVIDAGVHLSNDEVIGKDALPDYLKGHKVKMKEESLKDIVEETEKKAIEKALRRFKFDKKRVAETLGIGNSTLYDKIKKYRISD; this comes from the coding sequence ATGATGAATACTGGACAATTATCCAATAATAAACTATTAGATATGGTGTTTGAAAGTACATATTATGGAATTGTAATTGTCGATAGTCACGCAAAAATTCAATATATTAGCAATAAATATTGTGAATTTTTAAATGTTGAACGCAGTACAGTGATTGGTGAACATGTGACGAATATAATTGAAAATACAAGGCTACACCTAGTCGTGCAAATAGGTAAATCGGAAATCGCTGATATACATTTTCTTCGTGGTGATTTTGTTATCGCTAATCGCATTCCTATTATCGAAAATAAGGAAATAATTGGTGCGATTGGGACAATAATGTTTCGTGATCTTGATGACTGGAACAAAATGAATAGTCACATTAAGGAGATACTGACAAAACATAATTTTCACAAAAATGAAAGAGATGTTACAAATGGAGTAAAGTATTCCTTACACAATTTAATTGGAAATTCACAAGAAATACAACAGTTAAAAGAACGTGTGAAAAGGGTTGCTAGAGGTGATATCTCTGTACTAATTAGAGGAGAAAGCGGTACAGGCAAGGAAATAATAGCACATAGCATTCATCAGTTAAGTGGGAGAAGTGACAAACCACTTGTGAAAATAAATTGTACTTCAATTCCGGAACACTTGTTAGAATCTGAACTTTTCGGTTATGAAGAAGGTGCCTTTACAGGGGCAAACAAGGGAGGTAAAATAGGAAAGTTTCAATTTGCTGATGGTGGGACTGTTTTCCTTGACGAAATTGGTGATATGCCTCAGCAAATGCAAGTCAAGTTATTAAGGGTTCTTCAGGAGAAGGAATTTGAGCCTGTAGGTTCGCTTTATCCAAAAAAACTAAATGTTCGAGTGATTGCTGCAACAAATCGCCCTTTAGAAAAATTGGTTGAAGAAAAGCTATTTCGTGAAGACCTATTTTATAGAATTAATGCTGTCCAATTATTTGTACCTCCTTTAAGAGATAGAATTGAAGATATCCCTTTACTTGTAGATTATTTTTTAAATAAAGTCACATCTCGAATAGGAAAACGAGTAACCTCTGTACATCCTGAGGTGCTTTCATTAATAGAGCAATATAACTGGCCAGGGAATATCAGAGAACTAGAGAATGTGATTGATGCAGGTGTTCACCTATCAAATGACGAAGTAATCGGAAAAGATGCTTTACCTGATTATCTAAAAGGTCATAAGGTTAAAATGAAAGAAGAAAGTTTAAAGGATATTGTGGAGGAAACAGAAAAGAAGGCAATCGAAAAAGCGTTAAGGAGGTTTAAGTTTGATAAAAAACGGGTTGCGGAAACTCTTGGAATAGGGAATTCTACCCTTTACGATAAAATAAAAAAATATCGGATTTCTGACTAA